The following coding sequences lie in one Amblyraja radiata isolate CabotCenter1 unplaced genomic scaffold, sAmbRad1.1.pri scaffold_709_ctg1, whole genome shotgun sequence genomic window:
- the LOC116970302 gene encoding G-protein coupled receptor family C group 5 member C-like, producing the protein MATAPVGCRRDLNWIYFGLCGLKEAWGILVESLASFGLLFGACLLLALLIIEVRARKTDGKGRFALRASLGLGAWGLVGLSLAFVVRPHPDNCSARRILFGCLCGLCFSCLSALAGSLAWKSRYGRPPRDGACLAAALGLFSVECVIKASWLLTSTVRARPLEREAGQSPCSIAKADFTGASAYVMGLLLLGLVLAGLGLRCPGKRDRRLAAYLLSSACASVVVWAACFGAYLGGERRPRLGARPDAWDDPPLASLLLAQGWVFLCLCLAPWVIEGARGQRRREREREVGPNEVYTVNKAFRTEVGDENPINSTLDDVSLNLEPKSIDSEQKSLEHSIRKQDPLYRTHFI; encoded by the exons ATGGCCACCGCTCCAGTTGGTTGTCGGAGAGACCTGAACTGGATTTACTTCGGCCTGTGTGGCCTAAAGGAGGCCTGGGGCATTCTTGTGGAGTCCCTGGCCTCCTTCGGCCTACTATTTGGGGCCTGCCTGCTGCTTGCCCTGCTCATAATTGAAGTACGGGCCCGAAAAACAGACGGGAAGGGCCGGTTCGCTCTCCGGGCCTCGCTAGGCCTTGGAGCCTGGGGCCTAGTAGGCCTGAGCCTGGCTTTCGTGGTCAGGCCTCACCCCGACAACTGCTCGGCCCGCCGCATCCTCTTCGGGTGCCTCTGCGGCCTGTGTTTCAGCTGTCTTTCGGCCCTGGCTGGTAGTTTGGCCTGGAAATCTCGCTACGGCCGCCCGCCGAGAGATGGGGCTTGCCTGGCGGCGGCCCTGGGCCTGTTCTCAGTGGAGTGCGTCATAAAGGCCTCCTGGCTCCTAACATCCACCGTCAGGGCCAGACCTTTGGAACGGGAGGCTGGACAGAGCCCTTGCTCGATCGCCAAGGCTGATTTCACCGGAGCCTCGGCATATGTTATGGGCCTGCTGCTCCTTGGCCTAGTTCTGGCAGGCCTGGGCCTACGTTGCCCTGGGAAACGGGACCGCAGGCTTGCAGCCTACCTCCTCTCTTCGGCCTGTGCTTCCGTGGTGGTCTGGGCGGCCTGCTTTGGGGCCTATCTCGGCGGAGAGAGAAGGCCACGCCTGGGAGCAAGACCTGATGCTTGGGATGACCCCCCCCTCGCCTCCCTCCTCCTCGCCCAGGGATGGGTCTTCCTCTGCCTCTGTCTCGCCCCCTGGGTCATCGAGGGAGCCAGGGGGCAGAggcggagggagagggagagggaggtaggtCCGAACGAGGTCTACACCGTCAACAAGGCCTTCCGCACGGAGGTGGGAGAtg AGAATCCGATAAACTCTACCCTCGACGATGTCTCTCTCAACTTAGAACCAAAATCGATCGATTCAGAGCAGAAATCTCTCGAACACTCT ATTCGAAAACAAGATCCACTTTATCGAACCCACTTTATCTGA